One genomic window of Haemophilus haemolyticus includes the following:
- the ftsE gene encoding cell division ATP-binding protein FtsE, which produces MIKFSNVSKAYHGATQPALQGLNFHLPVGSMTYLVGHSGAGKSTLLKLIMGMEKANAGQIWFNGHDITRLSKYEIPFLRRQIGMVHQDYRLLTDRTVVENVALPLIIAGMHPKDAHTRAMASLDRVGLRNKAHYLPPQISGGEQQRVDIARAIVHKPQLLLADEPTGNLDDELSLGIFNLFEEFNRLGMTVLIATHDINLIQQKPKPCLVLEQGYLRY; this is translated from the coding sequence GTGATTAAGTTCTCAAATGTTTCTAAAGCCTATCATGGCGCAACACAGCCAGCGTTACAAGGCTTGAATTTTCATCTTCCAGTGGGAAGTATGACTTACTTAGTTGGGCATTCAGGCGCAGGGAAAAGTACATTACTCAAGCTTATTATGGGAATGGAAAAAGCCAACGCGGGTCAAATTTGGTTTAACGGACACGATATTACTCGCTTGTCAAAATATGAAATTCCATTTCTGCGTCGCCAAATCGGTATGGTTCACCAAGATTATCGTTTATTAACAGATCGTACGGTGGTGGAAAATGTGGCATTGCCATTGATTATTGCAGGTATGCATCCAAAAGATGCGCATACACGTGCTATGGCATCTTTAGATCGTGTAGGATTGCGTAATAAAGCACACTATTTGCCACCACAAATTTCTGGCGGTGAGCAGCAACGCGTTGATATCGCGCGTGCGATTGTGCATAAACCTCAGCTCTTACTAGCAGATGAACCAACGGGTAATTTAGACGATGAACTTTCTTTAGGCATTTTTAATTTATTTGAAGAATTTAATCGCCTCGGAATGACCGTGTTAATTGCTACTCACGACATTAATTTAATTCAACAAAAACCAAAACCTTGTCTTGTGCTTGAACAAGGTTATTTACGTTATTAA
- the ftsY gene encoding signal recognition particle-docking protein FtsY, translating to MAEENKKGGFWASLFGRNKKQDEPKIEPTIEEEKITDIEPSIEKPETHDLVEELYELETVESAVDSEPFLVESIETNEIVEEEKIQEISTALEPVEDIIELKNLEDDFPITETVVESEIVEDIKNELQPVVEIETREKPSEGGFFSRLVKGLLKTKQNIGAGFRSFFLGKKIDDELFEELEEQLLIADIGVPTTSKIIKNLTEHASRKELQDAELLYQQLKVEMADILEPVAQPLVIDTTKKPYVILMVGVNGVGKTTTIGKLARKFQAEGKSVMLAAGDTFRAAAVEQLKVWGERNHIPVVAQSTGSDSASVIFDAMQSAAARNIDILIADTAGRLQNKNNLMDELKKIVRVMKKYDETAPHEIMLTLDAGTGQNAISQAKLFNEAVGLTGISLTKLDGTAKGGVIFAIADQFKLPICYIGVGEKIEDLREFNAKEFIEALFVHEEE from the coding sequence TTGAAGAAGAAAAGATTACAGATATTGAGCCGTCTATTGAAAAACCTGAAACTCATGATTTAGTTGAAGAGCTGTATGAATTAGAGACAGTAGAAAGTGCGGTGGATTCTGAGCCGTTTTTAGTAGAAAGCATTGAAACGAATGAAATCGTTGAAGAAGAAAAAATACAGGAAATTTCAACCGCACTTGAGCCAGTCGAAGACATCATCGAATTAAAAAATTTAGAAGATGACTTTCCGATTACAGAAACCGTGGTTGAATCTGAAATTGTTGAAGATATTAAAAATGAGCTTCAGCCTGTTGTTGAAATTGAAACTCGAGAAAAGCCAAGTGAAGGGGGCTTTTTTAGTCGTTTAGTTAAGGGATTACTGAAAACTAAACAAAATATTGGCGCGGGTTTTCGTAGTTTTTTCTTAGGAAAGAAAATTGATGATGAGTTGTTTGAAGAATTAGAAGAACAACTTTTGATTGCGGATATTGGCGTGCCGACAACAAGTAAAATCATCAAAAATTTGACTGAACATGCAAGCCGAAAAGAATTACAAGATGCTGAGCTTTTATATCAACAATTAAAAGTAGAAATGGCGGATATTCTTGAGCCAGTGGCGCAGCCTCTTGTGATTGATACTACGAAGAAACCTTATGTAATTTTAATGGTGGGCGTAAATGGCGTGGGTAAAACGACGACAATTGGTAAGCTCGCACGTAAATTTCAGGCTGAAGGAAAATCAGTGATGCTCGCAGCAGGCGATACTTTCCGTGCTGCGGCTGTTGAGCAGCTTAAAGTTTGGGGCGAGCGTAATCATATTCCAGTTGTTGCGCAAAGCACTGGGTCTGATTCTGCATCGGTGATTTTTGATGCGATGCAATCAGCGGCTGCACGCAATATTGATATTCTTATTGCGGATACAGCGGGTCGTCTACAAAATAAAAATAACTTAATGGACGAACTGAAAAAAATCGTTCGTGTTATGAAAAAATATGACGAAACTGCACCACATGAAATTATGCTTACGCTGGATGCTGGAACGGGACAAAATGCCATTAGCCAAGCGAAATTATTTAATGAGGCTGTCGGTTTAACAGGGATCTCTCTAACAAAATTAGATGGTACGGCAAAAGGCGGTGTGATTTTTGCCATAGCCGATCAGTTTAAGTTGCCTATTTGCTATATCGGTGTAGGCGAGAAAATTGAAGATTTACGTGAGTTTAATGCCAAAGAATTTATTGAGGCACTATTCGTTCATGAAGAAGAATAA